The DNA region TGGTTAGGTTGTAGCTCGATTTCTCCAATCTAAGTAATACATGCATTCACCACAGAAATAAGATAGTGAAACTACaaagcaaaaataaataattgagaatAGGAGACACTTAAGTCTGAAAATCGTCAACATACCCTGGCATTTTCAACACACACGAAATCTTTGTAACATGATTCCATCGTCAGATAAGGATTCCACAGAACAGTATCAGACCAACTAAAAAAAGACAACACAATCCATCAAAAAGTGGTCAATTTAAGACTAAATAAACCAACAAATTTACAGCATTGTCATACTTGGTATTTCTAATTGTAATGGAATCACCCAAGCCATTATCCAGGTGAAGTTCATCAGGAGCATCAAGGTAGATGCAGTCTACAAATCCCAGAAATGTGACAACATCCCTAGAATGATAGTAGTAAAATAACATAATAGGTTGAAAACATCAAGGttttaaatcaaatacaaaCGAAACATCGATGTCCGAATAGATATGATACACACCTTTCCTCCTTACCCTCCACTGGATTTCTTGGATCAGGTTCTTTGTTCAATGTCTTGCAACCTTTTAAACATTTAACAGAGGCCTCTTCTGCTGAAGCCTGCATTACTCGGATTAGATATATgcaaatatcaacataattattaatatttcgGTTAGTTTTGAAAATTGTACTTACTTTAAAGTATGTATGCAATGCAGTAGTAAATGAAAATGGGGTGTGATGAGTATTTGTGATTGTAATCTGTGTTGAGAGAGTGTCTTTGTGTAGAGTCACCTAACAAATTCAGCAGAAAAAATGATGAGGAAATTATATAGCAAGGAGACAAAGAGAACAAGTTAGTTAATTTACCTTGTATAGAGCACGAAAACCATAATCCCACATACCACGGCTGTACGGACTGTCTTTTAGCTCAAGAGTTACACAAGGATTCATTTGCATATTTTCGACACTAACAATAGACCATTCCATGTTCCTTGCAAATCCATGCTGTCaatcacattattattattattatcatcatcattaaAAGAACTTCAGTagatcaatatatatatatagtatatagtGTTTTTGCCTGTTGCAATGGGCCAGGTCCAAACTGAGGGAAACAGTGTGGTATTCCTCCACTATATCAGAGAGAACATCAATGGAGTGTCAGCAAATGTGAAGTAGCTCATATTCTTTAATTAAACTTGCACAAAAAATATGACTTAGCTCATATTCTTGAATTAAATTTggacaaaaaatatgaattagCTCGAAACCAAACCAAGTGATTGACATGCATGCATACCTAATGGGCTTCTCGCCGTTAAATACGGCGTCGGGACGAAGAAAAAGAAGTTCTTTGCCGTCGAGTTTCCAGGATGTAACACACCCTCCATGTAGATATACCTCTGCCTCACTGCTGCATAATACtacatataatataattatgGTTTTTTTACATTCCTAAGTATATAGTGCAAAAGTTGACAGTTGTGTACCTTCCATGGATGCAAGTTAAAATGATCTTGGGTAGATTTCCCAAACCATTAGCTACTTTCACATTATCAAGATTTAGGCTTGATGACTCCATTATTGAATACTTGCGATATGCATCAAGATTTATAAGGATATTTCAGAAAAATAGTGGAAATAATCTATACACACCTATTTAAAATGTACCAGTAAAAATAAGTAGAAGATAAATGAGCAATATATATGTGTGACCTTATATATAGTGCGTGAATGCGTAGATTGTAAGCCAAAATTAAGAAAGTGGTACATGCATATCCTTGTTCTAAAGTTGGATATTCACTATTCCATTTTTCTCTCATGCTTTTTGATGGTTAATTTCCGAAGGCTCGTTATTTTTCTATTATACCTATCAAATTTTCTACTCCTAACATGCAATTGAAAAGTAGTACTCCTGCATCATATAGTTTTGGGCCAAACCATTGATTAGCTACTAAAATTCCAAATCCGAATGTAAAACTTAGTAGTTTATCTGAACCTCTTTTCTCTAGTAaccgaaaacattttttttaaatgagaaAATTGGTGTACAAAAATGTCTTGAATGGTTGATCCGTACGATGAATACTAGCTAGGGTGTGGGGATTTCAATTTAAAATGCTTCACAAAGGAACAAATAGAGTTATATACATAACTACTAATACTATAAGAtaataggaaaataaaaaagcaaACTCAGAATTTTGAAATGTTGAAAACAGACAAAAACAGTTGTTGTATTAAATAATAGTCCCATACATGAATGAGCATATGCGATATTCCATTGTTATAGGGGACTGGGAATGATGCTGTGGCGTGCCTTGAAGTAGgggaaaaatcaaattaaaaacacagtaattattttgtatttttgccCAGCAACAAAAGCAGATAGGCTTATATATGCAATAATAATGTTAGTTGGAATCTAtaagaataataattaaaactaCGACCATAACTCTATCAATAACCTTATCCTTGTCGACAGAGACACTTTTCATGCTCTGTGCTTGCGGGCAAGGACTTCAATATTCTATATTTGCAATTTATGGCATTAATTTATAAGTACAATGTGTGCATttgtatttaattatgtatgcaTAGAAATGTTCAAATGAGAACATCGTCAGTGAGTAAAATGTTCTCACGTTCTCATAATAATATTTATCAATATAACATTGAATTTACTTGAGCATAAATATTTCGCCAAAATCACGTCATCACCATAACCAATTTATTGTTTTAATCATAGTTATCCTTGATTGTTATAATTAACTAAATTCGACTACCACATGGCATTAAATTCAACCGTTTGATATTTCAATCCTAGGGTTGATATTTAGTTCTACATTAAGAAGTACTCATATCTGTATTACTCTTTTCAATATTTGACTTCAGATTTAGAAACCAGCAGACAGGTTCAGTTTATGGAGTATGATTTACAAATCCATCATTAATTTAGTAGAGTATGCATTTACAAATCATTATGTGCATACATtagagattgttgaagaatgCAACGTGATAACCAATCAAGAAAAACCAAACAATGAAGAATGAAGAACACTATATTTTTGGACAAAGATATGCATGGAATACTCGTACAAAACTAAATATATTATTTAGGACCAGTTTACAAGTAGGAAAACTTTAGACATGTGCCATTAGGATCCTAATTTTTCATTTGGATTTTATTCAACTCCTCAGATTTTCCATGTGAAATTTAGAGCTACAATCGTAGTACATATATAGAGAAAATAGTTCgacataaaattgaaattaaataaattttaaatgaaatttttcaGAATGCTTAAAATCTGTTCTTCGCTTCTTTGATAGCTAATAAGGCTCTTCATTTGCTTTATCAATGTTGTCGTTTGCTTGACCGACTCTGCCCACACTTGAGTTGGACGACGCTCCCGCATCGTGATGAAATCTCCAATCATTGTAATTTCGAGTAAATCCTTCTCACAAGATGCTCCTTCACTGTTTTTGTTgcaagaaattttttttatcattacaACGTGCACATGAATATCTGAATTTTAAACGACTAAAGGCCCAAAATGGTCCCTAACATTtgaccttttttttattttgatccaaaacattatcttttggatttttcggtccctcacatttgaaatcgggccATTTTTAGTCCTAAATTGACGGAATTGGTTAAAATTGACGGAATGTCACAGTCAAAATTGACGGACCACATTAATAGTTATAACTATAGTTTATTAAGGCTAATACCTAATTAACCTAATTAATCAAAaacttaa from Salvia splendens isolate huo1 chromosome 9, SspV2, whole genome shotgun sequence includes:
- the LOC121748990 gene encoding putative glucose-6-phosphate 1-epimerase isoform X2; its protein translation is MESSSLNLDNVKVANGLGNLPKIILTCIHGSEAEVYLHGGCVTSWKLDGKELLFLRPDAVFNGEKPISGGIPHCFPQFGPGPLQQHGFARNMEWSIVSVENMQMNPCVTLELKDSPYSRGMWDYGFRALYKVTLHKDTLSTQITITNTHHTPFSFTTALHTYFKASAEEASVKCLKGCKTLNKEPDPRNPVEGKEERDVVTFLGFVDCIYLDAPDELHLDNGLGDSITIRNTNWSDTVLWNPYLTMESCYKDFVCVENARIGEIELQPNQSWTGVQHLIKA
- the LOC121748990 gene encoding putative glucose-6-phosphate 1-epimerase isoform X1, which produces MESSSLNLDNVKVANGLGNLPKIILTCIHGSSEAEVYLHGGCVTSWKLDGKELLFLRPDAVFNGEKPISGGIPHCFPQFGPGPLQQHGFARNMEWSIVSVENMQMNPCVTLELKDSPYSRGMWDYGFRALYKVTLHKDTLSTQITITNTHHTPFSFTTALHTYFKASAEEASVKCLKGCKTLNKEPDPRNPVEGKEERDVVTFLGFVDCIYLDAPDELHLDNGLGDSITIRNTNWSDTVLWNPYLTMESCYKDFVCVENARIGEIELQPNQSWTGVQHLIKA
- the LOC121748990 gene encoding putative glucose-6-phosphate 1-epimerase isoform X3 encodes the protein MEVLCSSEAEVYLHGGCVTSWKLDGKELLFLRPDAVFNGEKPISGGIPHCFPQFGPGPLQQHGFARNMEWSIVSVENMQMNPCVTLELKDSPYSRGMWDYGFRALYKVTLHKDTLSTQITITNTHHTPFSFTTALHTYFKASAEEASVKCLKGCKTLNKEPDPRNPVEGKEERDVVTFLGFVDCIYLDAPDELHLDNGLGDSITIRNTNWSDTVLWNPYLTMESCYKDFVCVENARIGEIELQPNQSWTGVQHLIKA